Proteins from a genomic interval of Zingiber officinale cultivar Zhangliang chromosome 1B, Zo_v1.1, whole genome shotgun sequence:
- the LOC121983337 gene encoding pentatricopeptide repeat-containing protein At1g09900-like, with product MDLLTSSSLLPIPTATPRSLLPLLRRPLPLYLSPFSSVPRRRPRARSLSLHVASRTPTRGRRRPPDPSNEHLLRLVHRGELDESLRFVESMVVQGEVPNIIPCTSLIRGFCRHGRTGNAARVLSILESSGAAPDVITYNVMIAGLCKSGEPDAALDVLRRMSVAPDVVTYNTVLQCLCDRARLKQGLELLDEMLQTGCAPDLFTYTILIEAACKESGVQQAMKLLDEMRTKGCTPDVVTYNVLINGMCKEGRLKEAIEFLDHMPSYGCNPNVISHNIILRSMCSTGRWVDAEKLFAEMIQKGCSPSVVSFNILINFLCRRGQMGRAITLLDKMHEHGCTPNSLSYNPVIHGFCKEKKMDRAVECLDKMVSRGCYPDIVTYNTLLTALCKDGKVDVAVEMLQQLEDKGCSPVLISYNTVIDGLSKVGNTEKAVEFLKEMLHKGLRPDVITFASLVAGLTREGKVTEAISVFEELQKIGIVPNAIIYNSIILGLCKLQQTVRAIDFFASMISDGRMPTESTYTILIEGLTNEGLTEEATQLHFELCSRGVIKKKVVNVITNT from the coding sequence ATGGATCTCTTAACCTCTTCCTCTCTCCTCCCAATTCCAACCGCCACACCTCGctccctcctccctctcctccGGCGACCGCTCCCATTGTACCTGTCGCCCTTCTCCTCCGTCCCTCGCCGCCGCCCTCGAGCACGCTCCCTCTCCCTCCACGTCGCGAGTCGCACTCCTACTCGCGGCCGTCGCCGCCCACCCGACCCATCCAACGAACACCTCCTCCGCCTCGTACACCGAGGCGAACTCGACGAGAGCCTCCGCTTCGTCGAATCCATGGTCGTCCAAGGTGAGGTCCCCAACATCATCCCCTGCACCAGCCTCATCCGCGGCTTCTGCCGCCACGGACGCACCGGCAACGCCGCCCGCGTGCTCTCCATCCTCGAGTCCTCCGGCGCCGCCCCCGACGTCATCACCTACAACGTGATGATCGCTGGCCTCTGCAAGTCCGGCGAGCCCGATGCCGCCCTTGATGTCCTCCGCCGCATGTCCGTCGCGCCCGACGTCGTCACTTACAACACCGTCCTCCAGTGCCTCTGCGATCGTGCTCGCCTTAAGCAGGGCCTCGAGTTGCTCGACGAAATGCTCCAGACAGGTTGCGCCCCGGACCTGTTCACCTACACGATACTAATCGAAGCGGCTTGTAAGGAGAGCGGCGTCCAGCAAGCAATGAAGCTCCTGGACGAGATGCGGACCAAGGGATGCACGCCGGACGTCGTCACATACAACGTCTTGATCAACGGCATGTGCAAGGAGGGCAGGTTGAAAGAAGCAATCGAGTTCTTGGATCACATGCCTTCCTACGGCTGCAATCCCAACGTCATTTCCCACAATATCATCCTCAGGAGCATGTGTAGCACAGGCAGGTGGGTGGACGCCGAGAAGCTGTTTGCTGAAATGATTCAGAAGGGTTGCTCGCCCAGTGTTGTCTCTTTCAACATCCTCATCAACTTCTTGTGCCGTCGAGGACAGATGGGTCGCGCCATTACTCTGTTGGATAAGATGCACGAGCATGGGTGCACCCCCAATTCATTGAGCTATAACCCAGTCATCCATGGgttttgcaaggagaagaagatggATAGGGCAGTGGAGTGCTTGGATAAGATGGTTTCGAGAGGGTGTTACCCAGACATTGTCACATACAACACTTTGCTTACTGCATTGTGCAAAGATGGTAAGGTTGATGTTGCTGTGGAAATGCTTCAACAACTTGAAGACAAGGGATGTTCCCCTGTCTTGATTTCATATAACACTGTTATTGATGGGCTCTCTAAAGTTGGGAATACGGAGAAGGCAGTTGAGTTTCTAAAGGAGATGCTGCATAAGGGACTTCGTCCTGACGTGATTACCTTTGCTTCTCTAGTTGCCGGTCTAACTAGAGAAGGCAAGGTCACTGAGGCAATCAGTGTATTTGAGGAGTTGCAGAAGATAGGCATTGTACCCAATGCAATTATATATAACTCAATCATTTTGGGGCTATGTAAATTGCAGCAGACTGTTCGTGCCATTGATTTCTTTGCTTCCATGATCTCTGATGGTCGTATGCCTACTGAATCCACCTATACCATTCTCATTGAAGGACTAACTAATGAAGGACTGACAGAAGAGGCTACACAGTTACATTTTGAATTGTGTTCTAGAGGAGTTATTAAGAAGAAGGTGGTAAATGTGATTACTAACACATAG